The following coding sequences lie in one Gemmatimonadota bacterium genomic window:
- a CDS encoding ABC transporter ATP-binding protein — protein sequence MIDRGPSLEVHGIEKRFGAVRALAGARLEARPGEIHALLGENGAGKSTLVSMLAGLVRPDSGEIRLDSVPVRIDDPRSAAAHSIGVVHQHFKLVPALTALENVALGASVGLGWGPLPSSRIRARALEVARSTRLDVDLDARIQDLSVGARQRVEILKLLYLGPRLLILDEPTAVLSPGEVDALFSTLRASAAQGRTLILIAHKLDEVLSIADRVTVLRRGRTVLEAPRADVDARRLGEAMVGREPPRLRARASVQPGPRVARLEGVSVQRQGRSLLTDVDLEVHRGEVVAIAGVEGNGQRELALVLAGLLRPELGRVEVPEAPAYVPQERMGEALIPSFALTENVALALRSQAGFRGRATLHWDAIASRTEALLTEYDVRAPGVRARAETLSGGNQQKLVVGREVARGSSLFIAENPTRGLDVAATAFVQETLLKLRSAGVALVLISTDLDEVLALADRVYALVRGRLLHVPDQERTREGVGRHMLAGVT from the coding sequence ATGATCGATCGGGGGCCCTCCCTCGAGGTGCATGGCATCGAGAAGCGCTTCGGTGCGGTGCGCGCTCTGGCCGGTGCGCGCCTGGAGGCCCGGCCCGGAGAGATCCACGCGCTGCTGGGCGAGAACGGGGCAGGAAAGAGCACGCTCGTTTCGATGTTGGCCGGACTCGTTCGCCCGGACTCCGGAGAGATCCGACTGGACAGCGTTCCGGTACGGATCGACGATCCGCGTTCGGCGGCCGCCCATTCCATCGGCGTGGTACATCAGCACTTCAAGTTGGTCCCCGCGCTGACCGCCCTCGAGAACGTAGCTCTGGGTGCTTCCGTCGGCCTCGGTTGGGGGCCTTTGCCCTCGAGCCGGATCCGGGCGCGGGCGTTGGAGGTGGCCCGCAGCACTCGATTGGACGTCGATCTCGACGCGCGCATCCAGGATTTGAGCGTCGGTGCCCGCCAACGCGTGGAGATCCTCAAGCTGCTCTATCTGGGGCCGCGCCTGCTGATCCTGGACGAGCCCACCGCCGTGCTCTCTCCCGGTGAAGTGGACGCCCTGTTCTCCACGCTGCGCGCTTCGGCGGCGCAAGGACGCACACTCATCCTCATCGCTCACAAGTTGGACGAGGTGTTGAGCATCGCGGACCGCGTGACCGTGCTGCGCAGGGGTCGCACCGTCCTGGAGGCGCCGCGCGCCGACGTCGACGCGCGCCGCTTGGGAGAGGCCATGGTGGGTCGCGAGCCTCCCCGCTTGCGAGCGCGCGCCAGCGTGCAGCCCGGACCGCGCGTGGCCCGGCTGGAAGGCGTGTCGGTCCAGCGCCAGGGTCGGTCGCTGCTGACCGACGTCGACCTGGAGGTGCACCGGGGGGAGGTGGTCGCCATCGCAGGGGTGGAGGGTAACGGGCAGCGGGAGCTGGCGCTGGTGTTGGCTGGCTTGCTGCGTCCCGAGCTGGGTCGCGTCGAAGTGCCGGAGGCGCCCGCCTATGTCCCACAGGAGCGGATGGGTGAAGCCCTGATCCCCTCGTTCGCTCTGACGGAGAACGTTGCCTTGGCGTTGCGTTCGCAGGCGGGCTTCCGGGGCCGGGCGACGCTCCACTGGGACGCGATCGCGTCCCGCACCGAAGCGCTTCTGACGGAGTACGACGTGCGTGCTCCCGGCGTCCGGGCGCGCGCCGAGACCCTGTCGGGGGGGAACCAGCAGAAGCTGGTGGTGGGGCGGGAGGTGGCGCGCGGCTCGTCCCTGTTCATCGCCGAGAACCCGACGCGTGGGTTGGATGTGGCGGCCACGGCCTTCGTGCAGGAAACGCTGTTGAAGCTGCGCAGCGCCGGGGTCGCGCTGGTGTTGATCTCCACCGATCTGGACGAAGTGCTCGCTCTGGCGGACCGGGTCTACGCGCTCGTGCGCGGCCGCTTGCTGCACGTGCCCGACCAAGAGCGCACGCGAGAAGGGGTGGGTCGGCACATGCTGGCAGGGGTGACGTGA
- a CDS encoding 4a-hydroxytetrahydrobiopterin dehydratase yields MAKKRRVLDEETVEQWLQDHKGWRLQEGAIVKEFKFKSFRDSIVFVNRVATIADDANHHPDVDIRFSRVTISLTTHDVGGLTKTDLDVAKTIDFATSAR; encoded by the coding sequence ATGGCGAAGAAACGTCGGGTGCTGGACGAAGAGACGGTCGAGCAGTGGCTGCAGGACCATAAGGGGTGGCGGCTGCAGGAGGGGGCGATCGTCAAGGAGTTCAAGTTCAAGTCCTTCCGGGACTCCATCGTCTTCGTGAACCGGGTCGCAACGATCGCGGATGACGCGAATCATCATCCGGACGTCGACATCCGTTTCAGCCGGGTCACGATCTCCCTGACCACCCACGACGTGGGCGGGCTGACCAAGACCGATCTGGACGTGGCCAAGACCATCGATTTCGCGACGTCGGCGCGCTGA
- a CDS encoding ABC transporter permease: protein MSRRRAHGRTWVLWVTPALAVGGALLVVAAALLVGGHDPLRSLGALAAGGFGTPERVLSITLVRATPLLLAGLAVALAFRGGVWNIGAEGQLYAGAVAAVALAAALPPLPGGLGVVLLLGGGVVAGAAWAALPAWLRFRSGTSEVITTLLMNFIALHLTSLLVRGALQESRGVFPQSESLPEALRLPALVPGSRLHVGFALGVALVILLGWALARTDWGFTVRATGASEAAARLSGRMDAKRGAARLLVLSGGLAGLAGAVEVTGVTYALYEDLSPGWGYTAIAVALLGGLRPGGVLLAAVFLGGLEGGASAMQRAAGVPAVWVQGIEATLILAVILAGGWTARAWRRSQAADSAAVVGEQGAEASA from the coding sequence GTGAGCCGCCGTCGGGCGCACGGTCGGACCTGGGTCCTCTGGGTCACTCCGGCACTCGCGGTGGGCGGAGCCCTGCTGGTGGTGGCCGCCGCTCTGCTCGTGGGCGGACACGATCCGTTGCGCTCGCTCGGCGCCTTGGCTGCGGGCGGCTTCGGCACGCCCGAGCGGGTTCTCTCGATCACGTTGGTGCGGGCCACGCCGTTGTTGCTGGCCGGCCTCGCGGTGGCGTTGGCGTTCCGCGGAGGTGTCTGGAACATCGGCGCCGAGGGGCAGCTCTACGCGGGCGCGGTGGCCGCCGTGGCCTTGGCGGCGGCCTTGCCCCCTCTGCCGGGGGGGCTGGGAGTGGTCCTGCTGCTGGGGGGTGGTGTGGTGGCTGGTGCCGCCTGGGCCGCGCTGCCCGCCTGGCTGCGTTTCCGCTCCGGGACCAGCGAGGTCATCACCACGCTGTTGATGAACTTCATCGCGCTGCATCTCACCAGCTTGCTGGTGCGCGGTGCGCTGCAGGAGTCGCGCGGCGTGTTCCCCCAGTCGGAGTCGCTCCCCGAGGCGTTGCGCTTGCCGGCTTTGGTGCCGGGCTCCCGTCTGCACGTGGGCTTCGCGCTGGGGGTGGCGTTGGTGATCCTGCTGGGATGGGCCCTGGCCCGTACCGATTGGGGGTTCACGGTGCGGGCCACGGGAGCGTCCGAGGCCGCAGCCCGGCTGTCGGGTCGCATGGACGCGAAGCGGGGAGCCGCGCGCCTGCTGGTGTTGTCGGGGGGGCTGGCGGGACTGGCGGGCGCGGTTGAAGTGACCGGAGTGACCTACGCTCTGTACGAAGACCTCTCCCCCGGCTGGGGGTACACGGCGATCGCGGTGGCCCTGCTCGGTGGGCTGCGTCCGGGCGGCGTGCTGCTGGCCGCGGTGTTCCTCGGGGGCCTCGAAGGCGGTGCCAGCGCCATGCAGCGCGCCGCCGGCGTTCCGGCGGTGTGGGTACAGGGGATCGAAGCGACGCTGATCCTGGCCGTGATTCTAGCCGGAGGGTGGACGGCGCGTGCATGGCGGCGCAGCCAGGCGGCGGACAGTGCAGCGGTCGTAGGGGAGCAGGGTGCGGAGGCATCCGCATGA
- a CDS encoding diguanylate cyclase has translation MQLTPWIIPPLVGVVWCAATAAYSQRTRPAAAALQLRWMMLAVGTWSLAQAASLAFVSLPAQVWFSKLQYPGVLGASVAWFLFALRYTGRTPRTSTQWGPLLVLIATVITGLVFTNEWHHLIWTDVRQEQSGSLLGLTLEHGPAFYVHALYCYGLVVAATAVLAWTVGQTYHTRKQLVSIIGAPALVVAATIVYLSPVSPGVWFDFVPLAYAVAGSLLAWGLLRAGVADLVPVARNLVFESIGDAVFVLDHQGRVLDFNPAGAELFGPSTHSSIGRDFADLARAPALQQVLELGISEVQDVNLGPANYERVHDLRVSPIYNSVNGELLARVLVFRETTDRRRIEAGLRLVTESLEEANTELERLANYDTLTGLSSRRHFLHQLEREARRSQRHGHTFVLMLLDLDHFKQVNDAFGHPTGDAVLIATAQAIRSVIREVDYAGRIGGEEFAVLLPETELEGGEALAERIRAEVEALRHTDTEGNPFRVTISVGITTWGPGRDLPADLLRAADRALYAAKHSGRNRVVCAAPSGGTGGSLAGIA, from the coding sequence GTGCAGCTGACTCCCTGGATCATCCCCCCGCTGGTCGGGGTGGTGTGGTGCGCCGCGACCGCGGCGTACAGTCAGCGCACGCGCCCCGCCGCCGCCGCCCTCCAGCTCCGCTGGATGATGCTCGCCGTGGGGACCTGGTCCCTGGCCCAGGCGGCCTCCCTGGCCTTCGTGAGCCTCCCCGCCCAGGTCTGGTTCTCCAAGCTCCAGTACCCAGGAGTGCTGGGGGCCTCGGTGGCGTGGTTCCTGTTCGCCCTCCGCTACACCGGCCGCACCCCGCGCACGTCGACGCAGTGGGGACCTCTGCTGGTGTTGATCGCCACGGTGATTACGGGTCTGGTCTTCACCAACGAGTGGCACCATCTGATCTGGACCGATGTGCGCCAGGAGCAAAGCGGCTCCCTGCTCGGGCTGACGCTGGAGCACGGTCCCGCCTTCTACGTCCATGCGCTCTACTGCTACGGCCTGGTGGTGGCCGCCACCGCGGTGCTGGCCTGGACGGTCGGGCAGACGTATCACACGCGTAAACAGCTCGTGTCCATCATCGGCGCGCCGGCGCTGGTCGTGGCCGCCACCATCGTCTACCTGTCGCCCGTCAGTCCCGGCGTGTGGTTCGACTTCGTCCCGCTCGCCTACGCGGTCGCGGGATCGCTGCTGGCCTGGGGACTCCTCAGGGCCGGGGTCGCGGACCTGGTCCCGGTAGCGCGCAATCTGGTGTTCGAGAGCATCGGGGACGCCGTGTTCGTGCTCGACCATCAGGGTCGCGTCCTCGACTTCAACCCGGCCGGTGCCGAGCTCTTCGGACCCAGCACCCATTCCTCCATCGGGCGGGACTTTGCGGATCTGGCCCGAGCCCCCGCGCTGCAGCAGGTGCTGGAGCTGGGCATCAGCGAGGTGCAGGACGTGAATCTCGGCCCCGCCAACTACGAGCGCGTGCACGACCTGCGGGTCTCGCCCATCTACAACTCGGTGAACGGCGAGCTGCTCGCCCGTGTGTTGGTGTTCCGCGAGACCACCGACCGTCGCCGCATCGAGGCCGGCCTCCGTCTGGTGACCGAGTCACTGGAAGAGGCGAATACGGAGTTGGAGCGTCTCGCGAACTACGATACGCTCACCGGCCTCAGCAGCCGCCGCCACTTCCTGCATCAGCTCGAGCGCGAAGCACGTCGGAGCCAGCGGCACGGCCATACCTTCGTCCTGATGCTGTTGGACCTCGATCACTTCAAGCAGGTCAACGATGCCTTCGGCCATCCGACCGGCGACGCAGTCCTGATCGCCACTGCTCAGGCCATCCGCAGCGTGATCCGCGAGGTGGACTACGCTGGGCGCATCGGCGGCGAGGAGTTCGCTGTGCTCCTTCCCGAGACGGAGCTCGAAGGGGGCGAAGCGCTCGCCGAGCGCATTCGCGCCGAGGTCGAGGCGCTGCGGCACACGGACACGGAGGGGAACCCCTTCCGGGTCACCATCAGCGTCGGCATCACCACCTGGGGCCCGGGACGTGACCTGCCCGCCGATCTGCTGCGCGCCGCGGACCGCGCGCTCTACGCGGCCAAGCACAGCGGTCGCAATCGCGTCGTGTGCGCAGCGCCGAGCGGTGGGACGGGCGGATCCCTGGCCGGGATCGCCTAG
- a CDS encoding PIG-L family deacetylase, producing MNLRSAASHVVHRWGRRSPILLLLLLAWAETRPLAAQIPDAGGATRVAELLRGLDGVKRVLMIGAHPDDEDTSLLAALARGQGVEAAYLALTRGEGGQNLIGPELFEGLGVVRTGELLAARELDGAHQFFTRAFDFGFSKSADEALALWPREKLLADVVWVVRTYRPQVIVSVFTGTPADGHGQHQAAGIMAQEAFVAAADPQRFPEQLQLGARPWQASKLYGGVWRNPEGASVTVATGVIDPLSGRSYYQIAMASRSQHRSQDMGVAQILGPSESGLALMNQAAGVEVGSTLFAGVDTALVSLADASRMSGEGAAHLRAYRQGVQAAEDALRPEEPSQALPGLLAAVRHLELARAAASSGSALSDELAFRSGRLDEAALAAAGVVVDARSSRDRLVPGETFRVDLEVWNGGAWTATGVAPEIELPEGARARPVVPPPPPRRFGPPEADAARGERTLGDWSSRARGEARTLAAGAFERWSFEIELPSDAPFSRLYYLERPRTGAMYQWPDDPQEWGSPRNREAFPVDVPLTFTAGDETAAVRWKGAVQYRGVNPARGEQREPVLILPAVSVALDPGVLVWPLDRRDPRTVQVTLESHAPDVQDGTVRLELPAGWTAEPESWPYRLERTGSRASFAFEVVPPAAIREGEQTIHAFATASDGRAFAEAVTLVDYEHIRRNVLLRPSDAILRTFPVKVAQGLTVGYVMGTGDSGPAAIRELGIEPHLITTDDLAAGDLGRFDVIVLGVRAYEARPDLVQYNESVLDFVRRGGVLISQYNQYDYTRPGIAPYPVQISRPHDRVTDETAAVRLLQPDHPLVATPNRIGPSDFEGWVQERGLYFLGEWDDHWTPLLEMADPGEEPKQGSLLVSRVGEGLYVYTGLAFFRQLPAGVPGAYRLLANLISVRPNLVP from the coding sequence ATGAATCTCCGTAGCGCTGCATCCCACGTCGTTCATCGTTGGGGGCGCCGGTCCCCGATCCTCCTGCTCCTCCTGCTCGCCTGGGCGGAGACGCGTCCGCTCGCCGCGCAGATTCCCGATGCCGGGGGAGCGACCCGGGTCGCCGAGCTACTCCGCGGACTGGATGGCGTGAAGCGGGTGCTCATGATCGGTGCCCATCCGGACGACGAAGACACCAGCCTGCTCGCAGCCCTGGCTCGCGGGCAGGGAGTGGAGGCGGCCTACCTCGCGCTCACGCGCGGCGAGGGTGGACAGAACCTCATCGGACCCGAGCTCTTCGAGGGACTGGGCGTCGTGCGTACGGGGGAGCTGCTCGCGGCCCGTGAACTGGATGGCGCGCATCAGTTCTTCACGCGGGCCTTCGATTTCGGCTTTTCCAAGAGCGCGGACGAGGCGCTGGCGCTGTGGCCGCGCGAGAAGCTGCTGGCGGACGTGGTGTGGGTGGTGCGGACCTACCGACCGCAGGTGATCGTCTCGGTGTTCACGGGCACGCCTGCAGACGGACATGGTCAGCATCAGGCGGCCGGCATCATGGCGCAGGAAGCCTTCGTGGCGGCGGCCGACCCGCAGCGTTTCCCCGAGCAGCTGCAGTTGGGCGCGCGCCCCTGGCAGGCCAGCAAGCTCTACGGGGGCGTGTGGCGCAACCCCGAGGGTGCGAGCGTCACCGTCGCGACCGGAGTGATCGATCCGCTGAGCGGGCGCTCGTACTATCAGATCGCGATGGCGAGTCGCAGCCAACACCGCTCGCAGGACATGGGGGTGGCTCAGATCCTGGGTCCGAGCGAGTCGGGATTGGCGCTCATGAATCAGGCGGCCGGCGTCGAGGTTGGCTCCACGCTCTTCGCGGGCGTGGACACCGCGCTGGTGTCGTTGGCCGACGCCAGCAGAATGAGCGGAGAAGGCGCTGCCCATCTGCGCGCGTACCGGCAGGGTGTGCAGGCGGCCGAGGACGCGTTGCGTCCCGAGGAGCCCTCCCAGGCACTGCCCGGGCTGCTGGCGGCTGTACGTCATCTCGAGCTGGCGCGCGCTGCCGCTTCGTCCGGGAGCGCGCTGTCCGACGAGCTGGCTTTCCGCAGCGGGCGCCTGGATGAAGCTGCGCTGGCGGCCGCCGGCGTGGTCGTCGACGCGCGCTCGAGCCGCGACCGTCTCGTTCCTGGCGAGACCTTCCGCGTCGACCTGGAGGTCTGGAACGGCGGCGCCTGGACCGCGACCGGCGTGGCCCCGGAGATCGAGCTCCCCGAAGGCGCACGGGCCCGCCCGGTCGTGCCTCCTCCTCCGCCACGGCGCTTCGGACCCCCCGAAGCCGACGCGGCCCGAGGCGAACGCACGCTCGGAGACTGGAGCTCCCGGGCTCGCGGCGAGGCGCGCACCCTGGCCGCCGGAGCGTTCGAGCGCTGGAGCTTCGAGATCGAATTGCCCTCCGACGCGCCGTTCTCGCGGCTCTACTACCTCGAGCGTCCCCGCACGGGAGCGATGTACCAGTGGCCGGATGATCCCCAGGAATGGGGGTCTCCCCGGAACCGCGAGGCGTTTCCCGTCGACGTGCCCCTCACGTTCACAGCCGGGGACGAGACGGCTGCGGTGCGCTGGAAGGGAGCCGTCCAGTACCGGGGTGTGAACCCCGCGCGGGGCGAGCAGCGGGAGCCGGTGCTGATCCTGCCGGCCGTCTCGGTGGCGCTCGATCCAGGCGTGCTGGTCTGGCCGCTGGATCGTCGCGATCCCCGCACGGTGCAGGTCACGCTGGAAAGCCACGCCCCCGACGTGCAGGACGGCACCGTGCGGCTGGAGTTGCCGGCGGGGTGGACGGCGGAACCGGAGTCATGGCCCTATCGTCTGGAGCGCACCGGCAGCCGCGCGTCGTTCGCGTTCGAGGTGGTGCCGCCCGCGGCCATCCGCGAAGGCGAACAGACCATCCATGCGTTCGCGACCGCGTCGGACGGTCGGGCGTTCGCGGAGGCCGTCACGTTGGTGGACTACGAGCATATCCGCAGAAACGTGCTCTTGCGCCCGTCGGACGCGATCCTGCGCACTTTCCCGGTCAAGGTGGCCCAAGGCCTCACGGTGGGCTACGTCATGGGCACCGGGGACTCCGGCCCCGCTGCCATCCGCGAGCTGGGCATCGAGCCCCATCTCATCACGACCGACGATCTGGCGGCGGGAGACCTGGGCCGCTTCGACGTCATCGTGTTGGGCGTTCGCGCCTACGAAGCCCGACCCGACCTGGTGCAATACAACGAATCCGTCCTGGACTTCGTGCGTCGGGGCGGTGTGCTGATCTCGCAGTACAACCAGTACGATTACACACGTCCGGGCATCGCACCGTATCCGGTGCAGATCAGCCGCCCGCACGACCGCGTCACAGACGAAACCGCCGCTGTGCGCCTGCTGCAGCCCGACCATCCGCTGGTGGCCACGCCCAACCGGATCGGCCCCTCCGATTTCGAGGGTTGGGTACAGGAACGCGGTCTCTACTTCCTGGGCGAATGGGACGACCACTGGACGCCCCTGCTCGAGATGGCGGATCCCGGAGAGGAACCCAAGCAAGGGAGCTTGCTGGTCTCGCGGGTGGGCGAAGGACTCTACGTCTACACGGGCCTCGCGTTCTTCCGGCAGCTGCCGGCGGGGGTGCCGGGTGCCTACCGACTGCTGGCCAACCTCATCTCGGTGAGGCCCAACCTGGTGCCCTGA
- a CDS encoding BMP family protein encodes MQPLTVRPRALSWLLVLASLAACDGEQRGSGAATGGDAAFRVALLTSGPVSDAGWYAGAYEGLQRIGSELGASITHQQTRTPAEFDEAFTALGADGYDLVFAHGFEYQDAALRAGERFPDMTIVVSGGGRLTRNVIPLIFRLEEGSYLAGLVAGSLTRSGTVGMVGGVEIPPVKGTFDAFRAGAMAARPDVRVIEAFTGDWEDVAAAKEAAVAQLRAGADVLIHNVDAGSFGVFQAVREARSQGRTAWAIGMNRDQNDVAPDVIVGSAVIHIPDAFLEAARRVRSGDPIGAPLDMTIAQGVIDFVFNPERADVIPETLHSAVDAARAGIRSGALRVPRVPFVEGDTGGG; translated from the coding sequence ATGCAGCCTTTGACCGTTCGCCCTCGCGCACTCTCCTGGCTGCTGGTCCTCGCGTCCCTGGCCGCCTGCGACGGCGAGCAACGCGGCTCCGGTGCCGCCACGGGCGGTGATGCCGCCTTCCGTGTGGCGCTGCTCACCTCGGGTCCCGTCTCGGATGCCGGCTGGTACGCCGGAGCCTATGAAGGACTGCAGCGCATCGGTTCCGAGCTGGGTGCCAGCATCACCCACCAGCAGACCCGCACACCGGCCGAGTTCGACGAGGCCTTCACCGCCCTGGGGGCGGACGGCTACGACCTGGTCTTCGCGCACGGCTTCGAGTATCAGGACGCGGCCCTGCGCGCGGGCGAGCGCTTCCCTGACATGACCATCGTGGTCAGTGGAGGTGGGCGACTTACCCGCAACGTCATCCCGCTGATCTTCCGGCTGGAGGAGGGCAGCTACCTGGCGGGGTTGGTGGCGGGATCCCTCACGCGCTCCGGAACGGTGGGGATGGTCGGCGGGGTGGAGATCCCACCGGTGAAAGGGACCTTCGACGCGTTTCGGGCGGGTGCCATGGCGGCGCGGCCGGACGTACGGGTGATCGAGGCGTTCACGGGGGACTGGGAGGACGTGGCGGCTGCCAAGGAAGCGGCGGTGGCGCAGCTGCGCGCCGGCGCGGACGTGCTCATCCACAACGTGGATGCCGGGAGCTTCGGCGTGTTCCAGGCCGTACGGGAAGCGCGCTCCCAGGGTCGCACCGCCTGGGCCATCGGCATGAACCGGGACCAGAACGACGTGGCACCCGACGTCATTGTCGGGAGCGCCGTCATCCACATTCCGGACGCGTTCCTGGAAGCGGCCCGGCGCGTTCGCTCGGGCGACCCGATCGGCGCACCGCTGGACATGACCATCGCCCAGGGCGTGATCGACTTCGTGTTCAACCCGGAACGTGCGGACGTCATCCCCGAGACGCTGCACAGCGCCGTGGATGCAGCGCGTGCGGGGATCCGGAGCGGGGCGCTCCGCGTGCCGCGCGTGCCGTTCGTCGAGGGCGACACCGGAGGCGGATGA
- a CDS encoding ABC transporter permease gives MTEVLAPFLEASVRLAVPLILAALGELVSERAGVLNIGLEGSIIAGALGGALGALATGSPYAGLLVGMAAGVSLALLFGVVVIVFGGDQIITGTAVTLAGLGVTGILYQEAFGATGTALTIPTLAAWRIPGLVELPLLGSALFGQAPTAYVAYLLAPALAWLLFRTGWGLRARAVGEAPDAAAAAGVHVRAVRMGAVAFAGATAGLAGAHLSLAHAGTFAEGMSAGRGFIAIAVVVLGRWHPLGVFGAGLFFGAASAFQFFLQSLGLDLPYPLFLGLPYALTLLALARWGGRTPAPAALAQPWPPPAGGGSP, from the coding sequence ATGACCGAGGTGCTCGCTCCTTTCCTCGAGGCCAGCGTGCGGTTGGCCGTGCCTCTGATCCTGGCGGCGTTGGGAGAGTTGGTGAGCGAGCGAGCCGGAGTGCTCAACATCGGCCTCGAGGGCTCGATCATCGCGGGTGCTCTGGGCGGCGCGCTGGGTGCGCTCGCCACCGGATCTCCCTACGCGGGTTTGCTGGTGGGAATGGCGGCCGGCGTGTCGCTGGCCCTTCTGTTCGGCGTGGTGGTGATCGTCTTCGGCGGAGATCAGATCATCACGGGCACTGCGGTGACCCTGGCCGGACTCGGCGTCACCGGCATCCTCTACCAGGAGGCCTTCGGCGCCACGGGCACCGCGCTCACCATCCCCACGTTGGCGGCCTGGCGCATCCCCGGGCTGGTCGAGCTCCCGCTCCTGGGCAGCGCGCTGTTCGGCCAGGCCCCCACGGCCTACGTCGCCTACCTGCTGGCCCCCGCGCTGGCCTGGCTCCTCTTCCGTACGGGCTGGGGCCTGCGGGCGCGCGCGGTGGGGGAGGCCCCCGACGCCGCAGCGGCGGCCGGAGTCCACGTGCGCGCGGTCCGCATGGGTGCCGTGGCCTTCGCGGGAGCCACCGCCGGTCTCGCGGGCGCGCACCTGTCACTGGCGCACGCGGGCACCTTCGCGGAGGGGATGTCCGCCGGCCGCGGGTTCATCGCCATCGCGGTGGTGGTGCTGGGCCGCTGGCACCCACTCGGGGTGTTCGGGGCGGGGCTGTTCTTCGGTGCAGCCTCGGCCTTCCAGTTCTTCTTGCAGAGCCTGGGGCTGGACCTGCCCTACCCCCTGTTCCTGGGCCTCCCGTACGCCCTCACCCTGTTGGCCCTGGCCCGTTGGGGCGGGCGGACACCGGCGCCGGCGGCGCTGGCTCAGCCGTGGCCTCCACCCGCGGGTGGAGGGAGCCCGTGA